AGAGCGCCGATTCCCCGCTTCTGGATTCGTTGCTGCACACCTCCCCCGGCTTGGCCCCCATTGCCGACAACCCCGCCTACGAGTTGCAAATCATCTACACCCAAATCGACCGCGACGCGCAAAACGTGCCTCGTTTTACGCCGCACACCTTCCACCTCAATGCGCGCCAATACTTCAACCCGGCCAGCCTAGTCAAATTGCCCGTGGTCACGCTGGCTCTGGAAAAGCTGAACGACCTGCACCAGCCCAGCCTCACCCGCCGTACCATCATGGCCACGGGTACCGCCTTCCGCTGCCAAACCGCCGTGCCCTTCGCCGCTCCCGCCGATTCCGACCAAGCGGCGACCATTGGCAACTATATCAAGCGCATGCTGCTGGTGAGCGATAATACCGCCTACAACCGCCTCTACGAATTTCTGGGCCAAGGTCCCCTCAACGAACGTCTTGCCCAGCTAGGTTTTCCCAATGCCCGCATCACGCGCCGTTTTGCCCCCTGCGACACGGTCGCCAACCGCCATACCAATCCCATCAGTTTCCACTCCGCCACCGGCGATACCATTTATAAACAGCCAGCGCTGACCAATCCCAGGCCCTACGCCAGCCCCTTGGGCCCCGTATCGAAAGGCCGCGCTTACCGCATTGGCACACGACTCGTTCGCCAGCCCTACGATTTTACCACCGCCAACCACCTGCCCTTGGCCGACGTCAGTACCCTGCTGCGCACCTTGCTGTTTCCCGAATCAGTGCCCGATCCCCTCCGCCCACACCTCACGGCTAACGATTATTCCTTCCTTCGGTACTACCTGCACGCCACGCCCCACGAGGCAGGTTTCCGTCCCTACGCCTCCAAGCGTTACTTCGACACCTATAAGAAGTACCTCTACTACGGCCGCAACCCAGCCGCGCTCGCTGAGAATGGTCTTCGCATCTACAACATTGTTGGCATGTCACACGGGTTTTTGGCTGACGTAGCCTACTTCGCCGATTCCCTGCACCAGTCCGAATTCTTGTTGAGTGCAGTCATTTATGTAAACTCCGACGGAGTTATCAACGACGGTCTGTACGAATACGAAACCATTGGACTACCCTTCTTTGCCCAATTGGGCCACACTATTCGCCAATACGAAGCATTGCGGCCCCGCGCACACCATCCTTATCCCGGCGATTTTGCCATCCCAGCCCGTATTCGTTAGCCTAAGCCCCAACCGGCACTCTTCTTATTGGCTTGATCATCAGGGTAGAGTCACCTACGAGTTATAAAATGTATGATGTGTCACATCCAAATAGTGTGCACATAGTTGCGTGAGCTAATTTTAATACCTGATTTTGCACTCCCAAATCGAACGGACGAGGGCAAAAGAATCATCGGAAAACAAAATTTCTGATTCGTTTGAATAACTGAAAAGGTCATTGTAGTTTTGCACCCCACTTCGACTCAATCGGAACAGTAGTAGGAAAAGAGAAAATAAAAACTCTTTTATCTTGCAAAAAGGAATAAAGCAGCTACCTTTGCACCCCGCTTCAGATCAAAAGAATTGAAGCAGTTGTTGACAAAAAAAATAATACAAATTTTCTTGTCAAGCTGATAAATTTCATTACCTTTGCATTCCCAAATCGGAAGAGGCGGAACAGAGGCTCGGCTAAAAAGCCACATTGTCATTTCAAATGGAAATGGCACACGTTCTTTGAATGTTTGGAAAAGACAAATGGTAAGATTCTGCTTGAGAAATTAAGCAGAGTATTTAACAAGCGTAAAATTGATTTGAACTCGTAAATACGAGTCGAATTAGCCAAGACAGCAGCCTGCTTACGAGCAGGTGAAGGATATTATACAATGGAGAGTTTGATCCTGGCTCAGGATGAACGCTAGCGGCAGGCCTAATACATGCAAGTCGAACGGTGGCAGCAATGCCATAGTGGCGCACGGGTGCGTAACGCGTAGCCAACCTACCCGAATCTGGGGGATAGCCCGCCGAAAGGCGGATTAATACCGCATAAGACTTTGGTCCGGCATCGGGCAGAAGTTAAAGATTTATTGGATTCGGATGGGGCTGCGTGCCATTAGCTAGTTGGGGGGGTAACGGCCCACCAAGGCGACGATGGCTAGGGGAGCTGAGAGGCTGGTCCCCCACACGGGCACTGAGATACGGGCCCGACTCCTACGGGAGGCAGCAGTAGGGAATATTGGGCAATGGAGGAGACTCTGACCCAGCCATGCCGCGTGCCGGATGAAGGCCTTCTGGGTCGTAAACGGCTTTTTTCCGGGAAGAACCGGTCCTGTGCGCAGGGCCCTGACGGTACCGGGAGAATAAGCACCGGCTAACTCCGTGCCAGCAGCCGCGGTAATACGGAGGGTGCGAGCGTTGTCCGGATTTATTGGGTTTAAAGGGTGCGTAGGCGGCCGCGTAAGTCTGGGGTGAAAGCCCGTTGCTCAACAACGGAACTGCCCTGGAAACTGCGCGGCTTGAGTCCAGACGAGGTTGGCGGAATGGGCGGTGTAGCGGTGAAATGCATAGATACCGTCCAGAACCCCGATTGCGAAGGCAGCTGACTAGGCTGGTACTGACGCTGAGGCACGAAAGCGTGGGGAGCGAACAGGATTAGATACCCTGGTAGTCCACGCCGTAAACGATGGATACTCGCTGGTGGCGATAGACGGTCACTGGCTTAGCGAAAGCGTTAAGTATCCCACCTGGGGAGTACGCCCGCAAGGGTGAAACTCAAAGGAATTGACGGGGGCCCGCACAAGTGGTGGAGCATGTG
This genomic stretch from Hymenobacter sp. PAMC 26628 harbors:
- a CDS encoding serine hydrolase, with protein sequence MNHKFSLPARYRYTYIIGGLLLLAMAAAFGYTAPLNRTTNARGPQQSADSPLLDSLLHTSPGLAPIADNPAYELQIIYTQIDRDAQNVPRFTPHTFHLNARQYFNPASLVKLPVVTLALEKLNDLHQPSLTRRTIMATGTAFRCQTAVPFAAPADSDQAATIGNYIKRMLLVSDNTAYNRLYEFLGQGPLNERLAQLGFPNARITRRFAPCDTVANRHTNPISFHSATGDTIYKQPALTNPRPYASPLGPVSKGRAYRIGTRLVRQPYDFTTANHLPLADVSTLLRTLLFPESVPDPLRPHLTANDYSFLRYYLHATPHEAGFRPYASKRYFDTYKKYLYYGRNPAALAENGLRIYNIVGMSHGFLADVAYFADSLHQSEFLLSAVIYVNSDGVINDGLYEYETIGLPFFAQLGHTIRQYEALRPRAHHPYPGDFAIPARIR